The sequence TCATacagtagtttcatttttaactgtttgaagGTAGATGAATagatagggtgtgtgtgtgtgtgtgtgtgtgtgtgtgtgtgtgtgtataatggaatattactcatctataaggaaagaatgaaatcttgttatttgcaacagTTTGGattgagctagagagtataatgctaaacgaaataagccagacagagaaagacaaataccatacaatttcactcctatgaggaatttaagaaacaaaacaaaggagcaaagggaaaaagagggaggcagggagatagatagagagagagaaagagagagagagagtacaagaaacagactttgaactatagggaacaaacatATGGTTAttagagggaaggtgggtgggtgagggaatgggggaaataggtgaaggggattaagagcacacttatcatgatgagcactgaataatgtatgcAATTGtagaatcactgtattgtacgcctgaaactaatataacattgtatgttaactgcactggaattaaaattaaacacatagttaaaaaaaaaaaacagagaacctTTCCCAGCTCAGCATAGATGTGACATCACTgattttgaagatggaggaagggaatcACCAGCTaaagaatgcaggtggcctctagaagctggggaaggcaaggaaatggagtctatcctagagcttccagaaaggaacacaaccCTGCCGATGCCTTGATTTCAACCCAGTGAGACCTTTGTCAAACTTCTAACCTACAGAACGTTGAGATGATTAATGTATGTGGTTTGAAGCCACTTAGTTTGTGGCAATTAGTTTACAGTAGTGATAATAAACTAATACACTCAGATTCCTCAGATCAAACTATGTAGAGGCCACATTTTACATGTACTTATGTGTAAAGCTTACATGTAAAGCTCCTTCATGAGGTCACATGGAGGTCTATGGTATATGAACTAAGATTGGTTGCAAAATAAGACATAAGGGAAAACAAAGGGGATGTGTGTATGTTTGAACTTAAAGAAGAAGGTAAGATGATCTGATATTgaataaagattttctttaagtAAACCTTTTCCCAAAATTTTCATAAATTGAATCACTTCttttaggaagaaagaataattatCCTTAATCAAGTTGTAttcatttggattaaaaaaaaccccagaattcAAGCATATCAATGCTAAGCTTCAAAGGAATAATCATTTTTTTGGTCCTGAGGTCTGCTCTTCTTGGCTCCTCCATTGgatcttacattttaaataatcacaaaGACCTCCTCACATTATCCTCAGCCAGCTGGGGAAGCACAAAACTAGAGCTGTCCAGGGTGTAGCAACCATCAGTAGAAATGATCCCCAGACTTTCCAATACAATGATGTCATATGGGTTCTAATATTCATAAAGGTAACTGATAAAGGAACTTCAGGAAAAGTTACCCATTGGGTAATACCATTGGGTGTTATTTCTATGGGTCATTTTAAGTTTGCTTGACCTTGGGTGGGAATGAATTTAGGAGACTGGAGAAACCAGGAGACCTAACACAGATATTTTTCTTCCCCATGCATTCTTTACACTCTTCCAGatacaaaggaaataattaatcCACTTATATGAAcaacaaaatcaaattaaatctTTCTGCATATCCACTAGACCTGCATGAATGGAAAGTCAGTGTGTTGGGAAGGGAACAGAGCCACAGAACAATGAGAGAGGGATTTGCCAGGAGAAATGGTTGTGCTGATCAATGCCACTGTAAGTACCTTCCATAAAGGAGTAATGACCTGGAGGTGAAAGCCTGGGGTATACCTTCCTGAGATGATAGCAAATAATACTCACTGTGGGTCTGCAAGGGATAATCTATACAGGGAAAGAAGCAAGGATCTTATAGGAGCAATGGGTTCAAATAGAGGAGAGCAAGAAGAACTCAGAATACGGTGAGAAAAGGAGACCATACTATGAAATGGAGTCAGGTGCTGAACAGGATGACGTGGTAGAAATCTAGAAGATACTGACCAACTAGGTGGTTTCGGTGATTGAGACTGGGAAGAAGAGCACTGATGTGATTCCGTTGAGTTCAGAATTTCTAGGCCCCAATGTAGTGGAGATAGAGAAAAATGGCGGCAAAGGGTATTGTCCTTCAGTGTTAGCAAATTATTGAGTAGCTGTAATGGGAATCCAACAGGGAGGTCTTGGAAGAGTGTTTAATGGAGTAGGTATCTTATTCCTCTCATTCACCTCAACCATACATAGTGTATCTTTTTAGGTTCTGTCATATGCCAGTAACAAGAGTCATACACTTGTACAACTTCAAGGTTGTTTGTTGTTGAATGTGGAAGGTAGCATTTGGGCAGAGCACTGGCTCTGGAGTTCGGAAAACCTGGGTCTGAATGGGTTCAACCTTTTCCTGTATGGTCCTGGGCAAGTCAGTCTTCCTTGCTGGGACTCTGTCTCCTCATTTATCACATGGGGATGGTGCTATGTACgtcataatttaattaaataacgTTTGTGCCTGGTACTCATTAAGCACCCAATAAAAGGTGGTTGTTGTAATACCAATTGGGTATCCTGGGGTGATGTTTTTGCTGAAGTAATCTCTTCCTCCTTTTGACTATCCATGGTGGGTCAGTAGGCAGATGGCCATGAGGAATGGTGAGAGAAATCTGGTGGGAGGAGCCTCCATTTTCAAATATGCACACAAGATGTCTCCCTTGTCAATGTCAGAGGTGGAGGTAGATGCCAGAGATCATTTGTCTCtggagaaatatattttcaatcgTGAACTAGGAAAACAGTTTCTTCTTCTCCAACACCTTCCATAGGGCATCTttgatctctctgttcctcaaacTGTAAATGAGAGGGTTCAGCATGGGGATCACCAGTGAATAGAACACAGACACTACCTTGTCCCTGCCAAGCGAGTAGCTGGAGCTGGGTCTCAGGTACATGAAAAGGGCCGTCCCAAACAACAGAGTCACCACCATCAAGTGTGAGGCACATGTGCTGAAGGCTTTCTTTCGGCCTTCCACTGAACGGATTTTCAAGACAGCAGTTCCTATGTAACTGTAGGAGATGATGAGGATGAGGAACGATGTCCCCCCAATAGTGACTACCACGAGAAAATTCACCACTTGACTAGGAAAGGTGTCAGAGCAAGAAAGTGCCAGTACTGGAGGGAGGTCACAGAAGAAATGATTGATAATGTTGGGTCCGCAGAAGTGAAGCTGAAATATGGAGCTGGCCTGGATCAGGGAGCTCAGGAAGCCACCAACATATGCGCCAAGCACCATGCGTGTGCAGAGGCCCTGGGACATGATGGCTGTGTAGAGCAGGGGACTGGAGATGGCTGCGTATCTGTCGTATGCCATGGCAGTCAGGAGGAAGCACTCAGTGAGACCCatactgacaaagaaaaaaaactgcgCAGCACAGCCCAAGAATGATATGGTCTTTTGCTCCCGGAAGAAATCAGTGAGCATCTTGGGGGCCACTGTAGAAGAGTAGCAGATGTCGATGAAAGACAaattggtgaggaagaagtacatgggtgtgTGCAGACGGGGCTCACCTCTGATCAAAAAGATGAGGGCCAGGTTCCAGGCCAGTGTCACAAGATAGATACCCAGGAAGGTCACAAAGAGAAGGGTCTGGAGTTCTGGATGGTCTGCAAATCCCAGGAAGATGAACATGGTTACTGAAGAGCTATTCCAGGCCTTAGCTGTGGACATGCTTCTCATGGACCACAAGGAGAAGAGTAGACCCGGCACAATAATGCCAACTGTTGGACTTCATCAAGacgaaaagcttctgcacagtgaaggaaacaatcaacaaaactaaaaggcagcctgcgggatgggagaagatatttgcaaatgacatatctgataaagggttagtaccaaaatctagaaagagcttaccaaacttaacaccccaaaaccaagtaatctagttaagaaatgggcagaagacatgaatagacatttttccaaagaagacaaccagatgtctagtagacacacgaaaagatgctcaacatcactcatcctcaggaaaatacaaatcaaaaccacaatgagataccacccacacctgtcagaatggctaaaattaacaacacaggaaacaacagatgttggggaggatttggcaaattgtttttttattgttggtgggaatgcagaccagtgtagccactctggaacacagtatggaggttcctcaaaaaattaaaaatagaactaccctaccacccagcaattgcactactaggtatttacccacaggatataaaaatataggtttgaagggatatatgcacatcaatgtttatagtagcattatcaacaatagccaaactatagagagagccacatcttctttatccattcatcagttactggacatttgggctctctctgtagtttagctattgttgataatgctactataaatatagtatgtatatataaatatatatttataatacatgtgtatatataacgtataatatgtatgtgtatatatataatgtatatatatgaatgtatatatagtatgtataaatatggtatgtatatataaatatatatgtatatatatgatggaatattagtcatcaaaaagaatgaaatcttgccatttgcaacaatgtggatggagcaaGAGTGttttatactaagtgaaataagtcagtcagagaaagacaaataccatatgatttcattcatatgtggagtttaggagacaaagcagatgaacataggggaagggagaaaaaaagagagaggggagcaaaCCATCAGTGAGTAACACCAAACAGCTCTGCTGGAGCACTCACCCATTCACATGAGCTCTGCCCTTAGGTAGACACCTGAGGTCTGCAATGTGATTCAAGGTCTTTTGGGGGGCACCTCTTCAGGTTATCAGGAAAAGGAGGGGAGTAAGGTGGTGGTTATAATTCTGGGTAGGCTACAGGACAAGCCTGGCTCtcatcctgactctgccacttgccagctgtgGGATGTTGGGCAACTCATTTAGGctttctgagtttcagtttctccgTTTGTACAATGGGGATAACAGTGACTTCTTCACAGAGTTGTTGAAGGGTTGCTTAAGATAATGGGCACAAGGCTCATGGGTCTTGAGATAAGACTTTGCTTAATTGGGACTGTGATTGCTATCAGCAGTGAATATTCCTTAAAGAATTCTTTAAGGAACTGGGTCTTATTTGGAAACTCTTCCCCTTATGTGGGGGAAATGTGCTTACCTTACTGAATTGAGGAGTTCACTGATGGGACATGTAGGTCTGTAACAAGTGTTTAGGAGAGGGGTTGAAGAATTTAATGATCTAGGGGTTGATAGGTCAACTGCAAGTCCGTTTGAATGTTGCCATCAGTGGGGAGAACTTCCACATTTAAGAATGAAATTTACCATTCCCAGAAACAGAGAACTTCCACATTTAAGAATGAAATTTACCATTCCCAGAAACAGAAAGTGAATCTGGACAAAttgaacaagagaaaaagcatACCCAGAGTTTCACTCTTGCCCATGGATGCCTTGAATCTTACTCTAGAACATTAAACAGAAGGTATTTAAAGGCTCTCGGGAGCACTTTATGCTACTGAACTCTATTTAAAGGCTCTCGGGAGCACTTTATGCTACTGAACTCTGCTCATGaggactttcttctttttttcacaaaggaagaaaatcttcACTCACAGCAGACTTGCAGGGCTCATTTTGGTCTGAGTCTAGACTCCCTACTATCCTATGATATAAGTATAAACAATAGCAGCTGGAAAAGGAGAGTTTGGGAGGCTCAGTGACCTCACTGCACTCACAGATGCTGAACTGCATCTTTGTGAATAACACTAGTCTTTGAGGCCATTGTGAAGATATGATAAGCCAGCAAAATCAGGCACCTAGAATAGTACCTTGCACACAGAAGACACTCAGGAATTGATGGGAACTGATAAAGTTGATTTACAACTCAGCTCATCTTTTTATCAAATATCTGCAAGACAGTACTAAGTCTGCTTAGTCCGAGTTTAACAGAATAGTTGGTGATGGAATTAAAAAATGGTGTAATGACAAGAGTTTCGGCCAAACTGGGGAGTAGGTGTGGATCATCTGATCTGCCCATTTattcctgccctgggctctgtcctCCACTTCATGATGCCTCCTCCTCTCACTGCTGCAGGAGCCCAATCCCTCAAGATCTTCTTCCAGGTCTCTCCTACAGATGTACAAATTGTCCTACAATGTACAAATAGCTGATGGAAATGAAAGAGTCCCTCTTGACATAAGGTGAGCATTCAAAAAGCACCAAAGATTGACTCCAAGAATTAAGATTCAGATGGTAAAATTCAGGCCACCagttagaaaagagagagagggttttAGAGGTGAGAGGTCTCTGTGGTGTTTGGAAAATCTGCTATGTAAAGTCTGCCCCAATCACAGCCCTTCCAAATTGATTTTCAAACCACTTATTAATAACTGGATCCCTGTTCGAGGGCATAACAATTCcttcaaaatttcatttcctcttaatttctctttctagttgCAAGGGCTCAAACATAGTCCAGGAAGCCCACCAAAGCAGGGGTAAGGTAAGATTGTGGCTGAATTGGGGAAAAGACAGAATTGAGAGTACATGGAGAAAAACTAAAATCCAAGGAACTTAGTCATCTGTATAGTCTTGTAGATCTAAAGTGCTCTATAAAGcaagaagacaaaacaataaaagatGAATGACGGAACTCACCCTCTTCCTCTCGTCTGTCTGTCCTTTAGCTGATACCCGTCTTGAGTTTTGTGTTGAAAGGAGTCTAATCATGCTTCAGTAACTGCTTTCAATCCCCACAGTGCTAATGAGCTGGGAGAGCAAGCTTGGAGCTGGTTTGTTCAGGGGAGATAAAGATATCCACTTGATGCATAGAATGTGTGTTAGTGAGCAGAAaagtaggagagaaaaatatacagagagaagagagagatataATCTTTAAGAAGTTCCTCTGGTATCTGCTAATATCTGCAGTTGGGGTCATGTTGAAAATGTTTCAAAGCTGGGATTGGAAATGAActtgagagagatttttttcctctctccttggaGATATTTCATTACATTTGCCCTTGAGGgtcttttttgaaagagaaagaaatgtatcaCCCAAACCTCAAAAATCTGTAGTTAATTGATCTCTGGGGTGGTATGGAGAACACATACTCAAATAAATGCTCCGAACGCAATGTTATTAAACTCCATCCCAGTGGCCATCTCTTCTGATCCCCCAAGGCTAGTCAAAATCTCTTCTGGTGGTACATGATGAACGAACTCAGGATAGCAGAAGAACACATAGGACAAGATAAACACCTACTCTGCAGAAGAAAGCAAAGCTGTATATATATGCAGAAAAGCTAAATGAGTTGCTCAAAATTTTATGGCTAGTAAGAGATTGATCCAATATTTGAACCCATGATTATATGACACCAATGAATGGTACATTCATTTACTTTGGAATGCAATTGCACATAAATGTGTTGAAAGGTAAATTGTAATCTTCCCTTCATAAATCCATTCTCTTTCCACAGAAACCTACTATCTTTCTGTGAGAGAGACGTTAGATACACGgctttttcctctaaaatttttaaaatttactctga is a genomic window of Acinonyx jubatus isolate Ajub_Pintada_27869175 chromosome D1, VMU_Ajub_asm_v1.0, whole genome shotgun sequence containing:
- the LOC106977928 gene encoding olfactory receptor 5A1 produces the protein MRSMSTAKAWNSSSVTMFIFLGFADHPELQTLLFVTFLGIYLVTLAWNLALIFLIRGEPRLHTPMYFFLTNLSFIDICYSSTVAPKMLTDFFREQKTISFLGCAAQFFFFVSMGLTECFLLTAMAYDRYAAISSPLLYTAIMSQGLCTRMVLGAYVGGFLSSLIQASSIFQLHFCGPNIINHFFCDLPPVLALSCSDTFPSQVVNFLVVVTIGGTSFLILIISYSYIGTAVLKIRSVEGRKKAFSTCASHLMVVTLLFGTALFMYLRPSSSYSLGRDKVVSVFYSLVIPMLNPLIYSLRNREIKDALWKVLEKKKLFS